The genomic region AAAACGCTAGCGTTATTAGCCAGATTCCTGAAGAAAAGAGTGTCGGTCACATTTTTTTGAAATTTGACCTTTTTGTAGTTGTAATTGTTATATTGCCTGAAACCGACCCCGCCTAACGCCACCACCAGAGACAATGCCGCTACCAGTACAGGCATTATATTCTTTACATTTTCCTCGCTTATATTGAAATTTAGCAAACTGGTTTTTCCGAAGAACACAAACCATATCACCCCTATAATCAGCAACACTTGGGGTACGATTTTCACAACCACCGAAGCCCCCGCCCCAATAGCCGGAATGACAAGCAAAAGACGATCTTTCCAGGTCATGCTAATTTTGATATTGGGAAATAGGAATTCCAGGTCAAATTTGGGGATGTTTTTATACAAGTAGATGTACATTTTCCCTGGTGTGAAATTCATATTTTTCTGCTTGCTTTTTTTGGAGGCAAAATATGCAGCATCTTTGTATTTCAGCAACAATGTCACCCGATCAAAAGTATCAACCGTCTTTTCTACGTTCTTCAAAAGTCTCTTGACCGAAGTTGTTTTCTGATTGTCGCCACGGTAGTAGCAAACTATCTGCTCAAAGTCTTGAAAATCGACCTCTGTCTTTAGTTCAATCAACGAGTTTTCCTTAAAAGCCCGTTGTAACATTTCGTCAGATAGGGGGACATAATTGGCTCTTTCCAGGACAACCTTAAAAGCTGCAACCAGTTTAGCTTCC from Argonema galeatum A003/A1 harbors:
- a CDS encoding TMEM143 family protein, with the protein product MSHAIHNIGIMAIYKDREAFIPYRRSDLIELCVEDGQLAPADVEKFRDFCKILSSYYHFQLHQTLEMLKDNFVPFNPDADTKLKIEPTSAQQAEMEAKLVAAFKVVLERANYVPLSDEMLQRAFKENSLIELKTEVDFQDFEQIVCYYRGDNQKTTSVKRLLKNVEKTVDTFDRVTLLLKYKDAAYFASKKSKQKNMNFTPGKMYIYLYKNIPKFDLEFLFPNIKISMTWKDRLLLVIPAIGAGASVVVKIVPQVLLIIGVIWFVFFGKTSLLNFNISEENVKNIMPVLVAALSLVVALGGVGFRQYNNYNYKKVKFQKNVTDTLFFRNLANNASVFGALIDAAEEEECKEILLAYYHLMTSKTPLTPEQLDNRIETWMENKFGTKIDFDIKGPLRNLEGIRGKIIKDGVESGSTPEIPLLTYDNQGFCNVPSLDDAKTIIDYLWDNAFLYAK